In Thermanaerothrix sp., one DNA window encodes the following:
- a CDS encoding serine hydrolase, which translates to MGVIRTLTVAIVMALSLLLPNLNPAEGGAPANAPGTINPSDFESFTRGLLEGLMRANHVPGAVFVAVHNDKVISCFGVGAADLAFHSPMTANSVVRTASISKVLTSLTVLTLCEQGKMSLDDDVNRYLKGISVPEAPWGSPVTIRNLLTHTGGFEDRWIGTEAEDPVAEVTFSKSLNHIMPRRVFPPGEVYCYSNYGMALAGAAAEKAARRNFQSLVKKTILTPLGMTQSGFTIDQPMERELATGYYSGPDPCPAQQTYFKEAPAISFCSTARDMGNLIRALLKDGYLNGRQVLPKGAVKNLLKPAFFNHPSIQGATLGMYCSRAGGVEGVEHGGDVDGFTSLLFLAPQRSFGFFVAFNGDVSSMRDHLKEALAERYLSGNSSAKPAAPSATPLTNQDAPQAPKPTQGHISGSYRHIRYSRSTVEKAYLMLEPPLTVSDSEDGTLTVSYPKTWDRGTQQFRPIGKDLFFSEDHNTYLAVRRDSQGKVKYLFIGDAYETYEPVPFKETPKATRALLWGFGLALLISAAMFSIGSFKAKSTRWYEEPIMWHRKWAWMLGFWILAWAFLLGLKLCDSLMGYSFRIGIPWQAKALFVMPFLCGLLLIPPTAALMRRPSDSKPFELPLFLLCFGLGAVFLGFLNMWNLLGFKF; encoded by the coding sequence ATGGGCGTCATTAGGACCTTAACCGTTGCCATCGTAATGGCCCTGTCGCTGCTGCTACCCAACCTCAACCCCGCGGAGGGAGGCGCCCCCGCCAACGCCCCGGGAACCATAAACCCCTCAGACTTCGAGTCCTTCACCAGGGGACTCCTGGAGGGGCTGATGAGGGCCAACCACGTGCCCGGCGCCGTCTTCGTGGCGGTCCACAACGACAAGGTCATATCCTGCTTCGGGGTGGGCGCCGCAGACCTGGCGTTCCACAGCCCCATGACCGCCAACTCGGTGGTGAGAACCGCCTCCATATCAAAGGTGCTGACCTCCCTCACGGTGCTAACCCTCTGTGAACAGGGCAAGATGTCACTGGACGACGACGTGAACCGCTACCTCAAGGGCATCTCGGTGCCTGAAGCCCCCTGGGGTTCGCCGGTGACCATACGGAACCTTCTAACCCACACCGGGGGGTTTGAAGACCGGTGGATCGGCACCGAAGCGGAGGACCCGGTGGCGGAAGTGACCTTCTCAAAATCCCTTAACCACATAATGCCCCGACGGGTCTTCCCGCCGGGAGAGGTTTATTGCTACTCCAACTACGGCATGGCCCTCGCGGGGGCCGCCGCGGAAAAAGCCGCAAGGCGCAACTTCCAATCCCTGGTGAAGAAGACCATCCTAACCCCCCTTGGGATGACCCAAAGCGGCTTCACCATAGACCAGCCCATGGAAAGGGAATTGGCAACCGGCTACTACTCGGGGCCGGATCCCTGCCCGGCCCAGCAGACATACTTCAAAGAGGCCCCCGCCATCTCCTTCTGCTCCACCGCCCGGGACATGGGGAACTTGATAAGGGCCCTGTTAAAGGACGGGTACTTAAACGGCCGGCAGGTACTCCCCAAGGGGGCGGTGAAAAACCTCCTTAAACCCGCCTTCTTCAACCACCCTTCCATCCAGGGGGCCACGCTGGGGATGTACTGCAGCCGGGCGGGCGGCGTAGAAGGGGTTGAGCACGGAGGAGACGTGGACGGCTTCACCAGCCTCCTGTTCCTGGCCCCCCAAAGGTCCTTCGGCTTCTTCGTGGCCTTCAACGGCGACGTGTCGTCCATGAGGGACCACTTGAAGGAGGCTTTGGCGGAGCGCTATCTTTCCGGCAACTCCTCCGCAAAACCCGCCGCGCCGTCGGCCACACCCTTAACCAACCAGGACGCCCCGCAGGCCCCTAAGCCCACCCAAGGGCACATAAGCGGCAGCTACAGGCACATCCGGTACTCCAGAAGCACCGTGGAAAAGGCGTACCTGATGCTGGAACCTCCCCTGACCGTATCTGATTCCGAGGACGGAACCCTTACGGTTTCATACCCTAAGACCTGGGACCGCGGCACCCAGCAGTTCCGCCCCATTGGCAAAGACCTCTTCTTCTCGGAGGATCACAACACCTATCTGGCGGTTCGGAGGGATTCACAGGGGAAGGTCAAGTACCTCTTCATAGGTGACGCCTACGAGACCTACGAGCCGGTGCCCTTCAAGGAAACCCCCAAGGCCACAAGGGCGCTTCTCTGGGGCTTCGGACTGGCGCTGCTCATCTCCGCTGCGATGTTCTCCATTGGATCGTTCAAAGCCAAATCAACCCGGTGGTACGAGGAACCCATTATGTGGCACCGGAAGTGGGCTTGGATGCTGGGATTCTGGATCCTGGCCTGGGCGTTCCTCCTGGGGCTTAAGCTGTGCGACTCCCTCATGGGCTACAGCTTCCGCATTGGGATACCATGGCAGGCCAAAGCCCTCTTCGTAATGCCCTTCCTTTGCGGCCTCCTTCTAATACCACCCACGGCAGCCCTCATGAGGCGCCCCTCCGACTCGAAGCCCTTTGAGCTTCCCCTGTTCCTCCTCTGCTTCGGCCTGGGGGCGGTCTTCCTTGGTTTCCTCAACATGTGGAACCTGTTGGGGTTCAAGTTCTAG
- the panC gene encoding pantoate--beta-alanine ligase, whose product MRLARTPEELREALKGRDQVGFVPTMGYLHKGHLSLAERCRRENRTAVVSIFVNPTQFGPSEDLSRYPRDLERDLKLLKSTGVDLVFAPEPAHMYPSDFSTWVEETSLSKGLCGARRPGHFRGVCTVVLKLFNLVKPDRAYFGEKDYQQLKVIQRMVRDLNMDVEVIGCPIVREEDGLAMSSRNVYLSGEERELALCLSRAIRRAQEEAHKGKSCREIIAAAMSAIPEDPRVRVEYVNLVDPETLEDLEELSGTGRLLLAVRVGSTRLIDNGPVSVGG is encoded by the coding sequence GTGAGATTGGCGAGAACCCCTGAGGAGCTCAGGGAGGCGTTAAAGGGAAGGGACCAGGTGGGGTTCGTCCCCACCATGGGATACCTTCACAAGGGGCACCTATCCCTGGCGGAGCGGTGCCGCAGGGAGAACCGGACGGCGGTGGTCTCCATCTTCGTAAACCCAACCCAATTCGGCCCATCGGAGGACCTTTCCAGGTATCCCCGGGACCTTGAAAGGGACCTCAAGCTTCTGAAATCCACAGGGGTTGACCTGGTCTTCGCCCCGGAGCCCGCTCACATGTACCCATCGGATTTCTCCACCTGGGTGGAGGAGACGAGCCTCTCCAAGGGGCTGTGCGGCGCAAGGCGCCCGGGCCACTTCCGGGGGGTCTGCACGGTGGTCTTAAAACTCTTCAACCTGGTGAAACCCGATCGGGCATACTTCGGGGAGAAGGACTACCAGCAGCTTAAAGTGATCCAGCGCATGGTGCGGGACCTCAACATGGACGTGGAGGTGATAGGCTGCCCCATAGTCCGGGAGGAGGATGGCTTGGCCATGAGCAGCCGGAACGTTTACCTGTCAGGGGAGGAACGGGAGCTGGCCCTTTGCCTTTCCAGGGCCATCCGAAGGGCCCAGGAAGAGGCCCATAAGGGGAAGAGCTGCCGGGAGATAATCGCCGCCGCCATGTCCGCCATTCCGGAGGACCCAAGGGTTCGGGTGGAGTACGTCAACCTGGTGGACCCGGAGACCCTTGAGGACTTGGAAGAGCTATCTGGCACTGGACGCTTGCTGCTGGCGGTCCGCGTGGGCAGCACAAGGCTGATAGACAACGGCCCTGTATCCGTAGGAGGTTGA
- a CDS encoding aspartate 1-decarboxylase has protein sequence MFLKMCRSKIHRATVTEANLHYVGSVTIGEDLLELSGILPGEAVQVVDIDNGNRLETYVISGPKGTICLNGAAARLVQPGDKVIIMAFAWMTPEEAEGHQPRVVLVDQDNRPTSVIHREDHGAVC, from the coding sequence GTGTTCCTTAAAATGTGCAGGAGCAAGATTCACAGGGCCACGGTTACCGAGGCGAACCTTCACTACGTGGGCAGCGTAACCATCGGCGAGGACCTTCTGGAGCTGTCGGGCATCCTGCCCGGCGAGGCGGTGCAGGTGGTGGACATAGACAACGGCAACCGCCTGGAGACCTACGTCATATCGGGCCCCAAGGGCACCATATGCCTCAACGGCGCCGCCGCCAGGCTGGTCCAGCCGGGGGACAAGGTTATAATAATGGCCTTCGCATGGATGACCCCCGAGGAGGCGGAGGGGCATCAGCCAAGGGTGGTGTTGGTGGATCAGGACAACCGCCCCACATCGGTGATCCATCGGGAGGACCACGGGGCGGTCTGCTGA
- a CDS encoding NAD(P)H-dependent oxidoreductase subunit E yields MLKQEAFSRLEEILCRYPRHQRFLLAFLQDVQREFRHVPREAMELASSRLMVPLSRVYSVATFYKALSLTPRGLKTIKVCMGTACHLRGAPKVLEAIEGELGIRCGQTTADGLFSVEAVNCLGACALAPVVMVEESCYGAMNPSKVREMLEREREGL; encoded by the coding sequence ATGTTAAAGCAGGAGGCCTTCTCCCGGTTGGAGGAGATCCTTTGCAGGTACCCAAGGCATCAGCGGTTCCTCTTGGCGTTTCTGCAGGATGTGCAGCGGGAGTTTCGTCACGTTCCCAGGGAGGCCATGGAGCTGGCGTCTTCGCGGCTCATGGTCCCCTTGAGCCGGGTCTACTCGGTGGCCACCTTTTACAAGGCCCTGAGCCTAACCCCCAGGGGGCTTAAGACCATAAAGGTCTGCATGGGCACCGCCTGCCACTTGAGGGGGGCTCCTAAGGTGTTGGAGGCCATCGAGGGGGAGCTTGGCATCCGATGCGGGCAGACCACCGCTGATGGGCTCTTCTCCGTGGAGGCGGTCAACTGCCTTGGGGCCTGCGCCTTAGCCCCGGTGGTGATGGTGGAGGAGTCCTGTTACGGGGCCATGAACCCCTCCAAGGTTCGGGAGATGCTTGAGAGGGAGAGGGAGGGGCTGTGA
- a CDS encoding HD domain-containing protein: MELFNGPCGDLMGRISHAFDAYVGSFGEEGELPYLMELKRRHSYRVREEALAIALSCGVEGEDLCLAFSVGLMHDLGRFPQYRLYRTFNDSASQDHGDLGAQVLRSELNWLKDHMGDRLWSLTLSSVELHNKRVLPDGLSKEEEEFWARLARDADRLDVYRVIVGHLERGTIRTVIPRLVDVSSPPSEELVQELLTRRSADYSMVKSLGDLLLIQISWAYDMSFQWSALQVLRRGIVHRIGRFIPKTKGSLSVIDDVLNCLDRLSNASIGAYRPSCAGTLAI; encoded by the coding sequence ATGGAACTTTTTAACGGTCCCTGTGGGGATTTGATGGGCAGGATATCCCATGCCTTCGACGCTTACGTGGGCTCCTTCGGGGAGGAGGGAGAGCTCCCCTACCTTATGGAGCTGAAGCGAAGGCACTCCTACCGGGTTCGGGAGGAGGCCTTGGCCATAGCGTTAAGCTGCGGCGTTGAGGGGGAGGATCTTTGCCTTGCGTTCTCCGTGGGGCTTATGCACGACCTGGGGCGCTTTCCCCAGTACAGGCTTTACCGCACCTTTAACGACTCCGCATCCCAGGACCACGGGGACCTTGGGGCCCAAGTCTTGAGGAGTGAACTGAATTGGCTCAAGGACCACATGGGGGATAGGCTCTGGAGCCTTACGCTGTCGTCCGTGGAGCTGCACAACAAGCGGGTACTCCCCGATGGACTGTCCAAGGAGGAGGAGGAGTTCTGGGCTCGGCTGGCGAGGGACGCGGACAGGTTGGACGTCTACCGGGTCATCGTTGGGCACCTGGAGAGGGGGACCATAAGGACCGTGATCCCCCGCCTTGTGGACGTATCGTCCCCCCCGTCGGAGGAGCTGGTGCAGGAGCTCCTGACCCGCCGCAGCGCCGACTACTCCATGGTCAAGAGCCTTGGGGACCTTCTTCTGATCCAGATATCCTGGGCCTACGACATGAGTTTTCAGTGGTCCGCCCTGCAGGTGCTCCGCCGGGGCATCGTGCATAGGATAGGCCGCTTCATCCCGAAGACCAAGGGCTCCTTAAGTGTGATCGACGACGTTTTGAACTGCCTTGACCGGCTCTCCAACGCTTCCATTGGAGCCTACCGTCCCTCCTGTGCCGGGACCCTTGCGATCTAG
- a CDS encoding phosphomannomutase/phosphoglucomutase codes for MPKVPPHIFREYDIRGLAEEELTSDNVRLIAQAYGTFLVERGVNRATVGGDVRLSTRRIMDAAIEGLTDAGVEVVDLGTVATPCFYWSLHHFGVDGGIMVTGSHNPKEFNGLKLAFGKVTLYGEEIQNIRRIIEDGRIKISDVKGSVRREDIKEAYISMLVSKITLGPRELKVVVDSGNGTGGLFAPEMLRRLGCEVVELFSEPDGTFPNHHPDPTKRENLPKLIETVLSTGADVGIGFDGDSDRIGVVDDKGEVIWGDRLMIFYWTEILPKHPGADVIVEVKSSMALPEEAERMGGRPVWWKSGHSLIKAKMKELNALFTGEVSGHMFFADEFYGFDDAFYAAGRLLRILSNTDEKLSDIMSRIPYYPSTAETRIDCPDDVKFQVVERVKEEALKDHEAITVDGVRIIYPNGWGLVRASNTQPVIVARCEGKTQQDLEAISQDMKRRLLNAGLHDFHWEY; via the coding sequence ATGCCCAAGGTACCACCTCACATATTCAGGGAGTACGACATAAGGGGTCTGGCGGAGGAGGAGCTCACATCGGATAACGTCCGGCTCATAGCTCAGGCATACGGGACCTTCCTCGTGGAGAGGGGGGTCAACAGGGCAACGGTTGGGGGCGACGTAAGGCTATCCACCAGGAGGATAATGGACGCCGCCATAGAGGGGCTCACCGACGCCGGGGTGGAGGTGGTAGACCTGGGCACCGTGGCCACCCCATGCTTCTACTGGAGCCTCCACCACTTCGGGGTTGACGGGGGAATAATGGTGACCGGAAGCCACAACCCCAAGGAGTTCAACGGCCTGAAGCTGGCGTTCGGCAAGGTCACCCTGTACGGCGAGGAGATCCAGAACATCCGGCGGATCATCGAGGATGGGCGCATAAAGATCTCCGATGTCAAGGGAAGCGTAAGGCGGGAGGACATCAAGGAGGCCTACATATCCATGCTGGTCTCCAAGATCACCCTTGGGCCCAGGGAGCTCAAGGTTGTGGTGGACTCCGGCAACGGCACAGGGGGGCTCTTCGCGCCGGAGATGCTCCGGCGCCTGGGCTGCGAGGTGGTAGAGCTCTTCAGCGAACCCGACGGGACCTTCCCCAACCACCATCCGGACCCCACCAAGCGGGAGAACCTGCCGAAGCTCATAGAGACCGTGCTTTCCACCGGGGCGGACGTGGGCATAGGCTTCGACGGGGACTCCGACAGGATAGGGGTGGTGGACGACAAGGGTGAGGTCATATGGGGGGACCGGCTCATGATCTTCTACTGGACCGAGATACTTCCCAAGCACCCCGGCGCGGACGTCATCGTGGAGGTCAAGAGCTCCATGGCGCTGCCCGAGGAGGCGGAGCGAATGGGAGGACGGCCGGTGTGGTGGAAGTCCGGACATTCCCTCATCAAGGCCAAGATGAAGGAGCTCAACGCCCTGTTTACCGGCGAGGTTTCAGGACATATGTTCTTCGCCGACGAGTTCTACGGCTTCGACGACGCCTTCTACGCCGCAGGACGCCTCCTTCGGATCCTCTCCAACACCGATGAGAAGCTGTCGGACATCATGTCCCGCATCCCCTACTACCCCAGCACCGCGGAGACCCGGATAGACTGCCCCGACGACGTCAAGTTCCAGGTGGTGGAGCGGGTTAAAGAGGAGGCCCTCAAGGACCACGAGGCCATAACCGTTGACGGGGTCCGCATAATATACCCCAACGGATGGGGACTGGTGCGGGCATCCAACACCCAGCCGGTCATAGTGGCCCGCTGCGAGGGCAAGACCCAGCAGGACCTGGAGGCCATATCCCAGGACATGAAGCGCCGGCTTCTCAACGCGGGGCTCCATGACTTCCACTGGGAATACTAA